A genomic window from Silene latifolia isolate original U9 population chromosome Y, ASM4854445v1, whole genome shotgun sequence includes:
- the LOC141629557 gene encoding uncharacterized protein LOC141629557, with translation MRNIPTGSRGDKDAEVEPTHYGGSQSFHDRVVLDTKKNKGKVPTIVDLFVDTHAKKTSKGKLIFAKEKDQQLYEQFLVRRKNNPEIDDNELWFDLVEGFQRGDVYGAGSAEEIFYPPTRRRGSISSQQQPYTPSVVSVLQAQLAARERQDAERERRDAERDDEIRRMKEEMERMNSFFANCNTGWRPQPKDPRDPDYGGGSGAGASFPVM, from the exons ATGAGGAATATACCAACCGGAAGCA GAGGAGATAAGGACGCGGAAGTTGAGCCTACTCATTATGGAGGGTCTCAATCTTTTCATGATCGTGTGGTGTTAGAT accaagaagaataagggcaaggtacccacgattgttgatctctttgttgacactcacgcaaagaagacaagcaagggcaagttgatcttcgcgaaggaaaaagatcaacagttatat gaacaattccttgtccgtaggaagaacaacccagaaattgatgacaatgagctatggtttgatcttgttgaggggttccaaagaggagatgtgtatggagccgggtcggcagaggagattttctaccctcctacaagaagaagagggtcaatttcctcccaacaacaaccttataccccaagtgtcgtgagtgtgctccaagctcaattagccgccagggagaggcaggatgccgagagggagaggcgggatgccgagagagatgATGAAATTAggaggatgaaggaggaaatggaacggatgaactccttcttcgccaattgcaacactgggtggcgcccgcaaccaaaggatcctagagatcctgattatggaggtggtagtggagcgggagcaagtttcccTGTTATGTAG